In Mercurialis annua linkage group LG5, ddMerAnnu1.2, whole genome shotgun sequence, a single genomic region encodes these proteins:
- the LOC126681422 gene encoding uncharacterized protein LOC126681422, with the protein MRGQGGSGDPTRGRGRWGNPARGRGRGNPAVRAPVEDIPIQGQQQEVEAAPPVQPRQPGEPPVELDAQGRALCFPDGSRERLLNSGPISRSMREIFRKCWFENGRAWRFLTAEQTDFYWEEFKKEYWWDTADYSDDVIKGVFMTHAANRYKDVIHRMREKDEKHTSISQDIWDSWKAFWASEDEKKKSDVARANRMSELAGAGSGPVRHIGGSRSAIRHMDVLAEDLGRKPTATELYTRMHSTKADKGVMVDKRAHDMSDAIAQRLAAASQPPTGDGGSSSTAEVDETQLFLDIEGVNKKRRVYGLGSATSAYVDTTTSSRARTRSTQSQQTEEEIERSVQAGIQDGLRQITTEVEDLRAQQARSNERMSKIIQAEMAKMMRTLPPQYRPPPPRGPSDDDDTLTL; encoded by the exons ATGAGAGGGCAGGGTGGTTCAGGTGATCCAACTAGAGGTCGGGGACGTTGGGGTAACCCAGCTAGAGGTCGTGGTCGGGGTAACCCAGCTGTGCGTGCCCCTGTTGAGGACATCCCTATTCAGGGTCAGCAGCAGGAGGTGGAGGCGGCACCCCCTGTTCAGCCCCGACAGCCAGGAGAGCCCCCTGTAGAGCTGGATGCCCAGGGGAGGGCACTGTGTTTCCCAGACGGGAGcag GGAGAGGCTGTTGAACTCTGGACCAATCTCCCGGTCTATGCGGGAGATCTTTAGAAAGTGCTGGTTCGAGAATGGGCGAGCCTGGCGGTTTCTGACTGCAGAGCAGACAGATTTCTATTGGGAGGAATTTAAG AAGGAATACTGGTGGGATACGGCGGATTACAGCGACGATGTCATCAAAGGTGTATTTATGACGCATGCTGCCAACCGATACAAGGACGTTATTCACAGGATGAGAGAGAAGGACGAAAAACATACCTCGATCAGCCAAGATATTTGGGATTCCTGGAAGGCCTTCTGGGCGTCAGAGGACGAGAAGAAGAAGTCCGATGTAGCTCGCGCCAATCGGATGAGCGAGCTTGCTGGAGCCGGTTCCGGACCAGTACGCCATATAGGGGGATCCCGTTCCGCCATCCGACATATGGATGTGTTG gcTGAAGATCTCGGCCGCAAGCCTACCGCAACAGAGCTGTATACTCGGATGCACTCCACGAAAGCTGACAAGGGTGTCATGGTAGACAAGAGGGCACATGACATGAGT GATGCAATTGCTCAGAGACTTGCTGCTGCATCGCAGCCGCCGACCGGAGATGGTGGTTCTTCTAGCACAGCGGAAGTCGACGAGACCCAGCTATTTTTGGAtatcgagggcgtcaacaagaagcgGCGTGTCTACGGGTTGGGTTCAGCGACTAGTGCGTACGTGGATACGACGACGTCTAGTAGGGCGAGGACCAGGTCCACACAGTCACAGCAAACCGAGGAGGAGATCGAGCGGAGTGTGCAGGCAGGGATCCAGGATGGACTGCGCCAGATTACCACTGAGGTGGAGGATCTCCGTGCCCAGCAGGCGAGAAGCAATGAGAGGATGTCCAAGATTATTCAGGCTGAGATGGCGAAGATGATGCGGACTCTTCCTCCGCAGTATCGCCCACCCCCACCCCGAGGTCCTtcagacgatgacgacactcTGACTTTGTAG